The DNA sequence CAGGCAGCAACGATGTCCGTGATGCGGACGACAGTGTGATGCTGACGATGGCCGCGCGAACGCTTGGAGTTCTGACGACGACGCTTCTTGAAGGCGATGACCTTCTTGCCGCGATTGTGCTCGACAACTTCAGCCTTGACGATGGCGCCCTTGACAAAGGGTGCACCGAACTTGGCGTCGGCGCCTTCGCCAACAACGAGAACTTCGGTGAATTCTACAGTTGCGCCTGCCTCTGCTTCCAGCTTTTCGATGGTCAGCACGGCGTCGGCTGCTACGCGGTACTGCTTACCGCCGGTCTTGATGACTGCGAACATTTGTTATCCTTTCATGTTCGTTCCGGCTCTGCCCGCCAAAGCAAGCTGGCCGTCTTTTTATCAGTCGGAATTTGGTAGAAACCCGTCGGGACAGGCTGTCCCTTTGAATGTCTGCCGGTGAAGCCGCCTTTTTAAGGACGGAATAAACGGAAGGCGCACTACGCCATCAATTTGGGTGCCGATTACGCGAGCCGCCGGTTTATGTCAAGATGACGACGGCTTGAAAAGTAACTGTAACGCCAAGAATTTCATGCTTTTTCGGCGGGTGAAGCAGTCAGGTCTCGAAATTTGCGCAGCAAGTGTTTATATGGGCCTACCAACAAGGAGCAGAAATGGCCCGCATAGACCAGACCGACGATTGGCGGGACCGCCATGCGCCGACAATTTCCGCCTTCGAGTCGCTTGCGATCGAGGCATATGGCCACCTGCCAGAAGAATTCCGCGCACTGACGAAGGATCTCATCATCGAGATCGCGGATTTTCCGACCGACGAAGTCTTCGAGGACATGGCGCTCGAAACGCCCTTCGATCTTCTCGGACTATTCGAGGGTCGTGGCATCTCCGAACGTTTCACCATGGAAACGGGCGAGATGGTGAATCGCATCACGCTCTATCGCCGCCCCATTCTCGACTATTGGGCCGAGAATGAGGAAACGCTTGGCGACATCATCACCCATGTCCTCATCCATGAAATCGGCCATCATTTCGGCCTGTCGGATGATGACATGGAGCGGATCGAGGAAAGCGCCGACGAGGCCGCTGCGGAGCGATAGCCCCGCCGCGGCGCGTCTTATTGTTCGCCGAGCTTCATATCCGGATGATATTCCTTGCCCTCGACCACCTTGGTCACGGCCTGGCCGCAATGCATGACGCCGCTTGCGGCGTTGAAGGCATAGCTCGGTGAGCCGGCAAGTTCCCATCCCTTGTTCAGCGCCTCTGTGACCCGGTGACAGAATTTTGAGTCATCGGGGCCGGTTATGAAACGATAGACCTTCACGTCTTTTCTGCCTTTCTTTGGGCGATGATATCGGCCATGGCGACCAGCCGTTCGGCCTCAACCACATGCAGCCGCTCAATCATCCGCCCGTTCATGTTGATGACGTTCAATTCCACAGATTCCGGTTTTGCGAAAGCGGCAATAATCTCGCGGGCTTCCGCAACCGACGCCTCATCCGGGCCGAAATGCCGGTTGGCCGGTTCGATCTGGGCCGGATGGAT is a window from the Agrobacterium tumefaciens genome containing:
- the rplU gene encoding 50S ribosomal protein L21, translated to MFAVIKTGGKQYRVAADAVLTIEKLEAEAGATVEFTEVLVVGEGADAKFGAPFVKGAIVKAEVVEHNRGKKVIAFKKRRRQNSKRSRGHRQHHTVVRITDIVAA
- a CDS encoding metallopeptidase family protein, yielding MARIDQTDDWRDRHAPTISAFESLAIEAYGHLPEEFRALTKDLIIEIADFPTDEVFEDMALETPFDLLGLFEGRGISERFTMETGEMVNRITLYRRPILDYWAENEETLGDIITHVLIHEIGHHFGLSDDDMERIEESADEAAAER
- a CDS encoding DUF1737 domain-containing protein — protein: MKVYRFITGPDDSKFCHRVTEALNKGWELAGSPSYAFNAASGVMHCGQAVTKVVEGKEYHPDMKLGEQ